From Yersinia hibernica, a single genomic window includes:
- a CDS encoding DUF1493 family protein yields the protein MVTQTDLELLVIDFLKKEHSLIATIVFKRILVEVDSVLLSNFGFEDISDATATCLKAFNVNYDNFYWSNYFPWKEKGFFSFKEPVQDKKPLTIKMFTESAKAGRWLYD from the coding sequence ATGGTAACTCAAACTGATCTTGAACTACTGGTTATCGATTTTTTGAAAAAAGAGCATTCCCTCATAGCGACGATTGTCTTCAAGAGGATCCTTGTTGAAGTCGATTCTGTTTTGCTAAGTAATTTTGGCTTTGAGGACATAAGTGATGCCACAGCCACCTGTTTAAAAGCATTTAACGTTAACTATGATAACTTCTATTGGAGTAATTATTTTCCTTGGAAAGAAAAAGGATTCTTTTCTTTTAAGGAACCAGTCCAAGACAAAAAACCACTGACAATAAAAATGTTTACAGAATCTGCCAAAGCAGGCCGCTGGCTATATGATTAA